In Spirochaeta thermophila DSM 6578, the DNA window GCCGGCCGCCTTTTCCAGGCCGTGGGTGAGAGGGGAATCAATGTACACGCCATCGCCCAAGGGTCTTCGGAGCGCAATCTCTCGTTCGTGGTGGACGAGGAGCGGGGACAGGAGGCGGTCCGGGTGATCCACAGGGCCTTCTTCGGGAGATAGGAGGGGCCATGCGTTTCGTGAGCACGAGGAATCCCAAGGACGTGGTCTCGTTCGAAGAGGCGGTGTTCCGGGGGCTTGCTCCGGACGGAGGGCTCTACCATCCGGTGGAGCGTCTGGACCTCGCCTCCCTCTACGAGCGTCTCGGTCCCGAGAAGGGCTTCGTCGACGTTTCGTACGAGATGGTTCGCCTCCTCTTCGGCGATGAGTTCTCAGAGGAGGAGGCGGGCCGGCTCGTGGAACGGGCCTTTCCCTTCTCTCCTGTGCTGAGGGAGCTCACCGGTTCGATCCTCCTCCTCGAGCTCTTCCATGGGCCTTCGTGCGCCTTCAAGGACTTCGGCGCGAGCTTTCTCGCGAGCTGCATGGAGGTCTTCCTCTCCCGGAGGGAGGGGCGGGCCGTGATCCTCACGGCCACGTCGGGGGATACGGGGAGTGCGGTGGCACAGGCCTTCCACGGGCGGCGGCACATCGATGTGGTGATCCTCTACCCTTCGGGGAGGGTGAGTCCGCTTCAGGAGAAGCAGCTCACCACACTGGGGGGGAACGTCCATGCCCTCGAGGTGGCCGGCTCGTTCGACGATTGCCAGCGGATGGTGAAGGAGGCCTTCCTCGATCGGGAGCTCAGGGAGCGGTGTCCTCTCACGAGCGCCAATTCCATCAACCTGGGGAGGCTCGTTCCGCAGTCGTTCTACTACGTGTGGGCCTATGCTCAGCTGAAGGCGCGAGGGGATAGGCCTTTCTTCTGTGTCCCGAGCGGGAACTTCGGCAATCTCACCGCCGGGGTGTATGCGTGGTGGTGGGGGATGCCGGTGAGAGGGTTTCTCGCGGCCACCAACGTGAACGACGTGGTGCCGGAGTACCTTTCCACCGGGGTGTTCACGCCGCGGTCGTCGGTGAGGACGCTCTCGAATGCCATGGATGTGGGCAATCCGAGCAATTTCGAGCGGCTCCTCGCCCTCTTCGAGGGGGATCACCGCCGGATGGCCGCGGTGATACGGGGTGAGCGGGTGACCGACGAGGAGACGCTCGATACCATCGCCCGGTACTGGCGGGAGCGTGAGGTCTTCCTCGATCCTCACACGGCGGTGGGGGTGAAGGCATCGGAGCGTCTCCTGGAACGGGAGAGGGGGGTGGCGCCGGTGGTGACGCTCGCCACGGCGCATCCGGGCAAGTTCCTCGAGGTGGTCGAGGACGCGCTGGGGATCAGGCCTCCCCTCCCTCCCCAGCTCGAGGAGGTGCTCGCGAAGGAGAAGCGGGCCGTGAAGATCCCCAACACCCTGGAGGCGCTCAAGGCCTTCCTCCTCGATCTGTGGGGGTAGGTCATTCCACGTACAGCTTGATGAGGCGTCTCAGCCGGGGGTCCCTGAAGGGGTTGCGTCGTGCCTTGAGGAAGGAGCGGTAGGCCCTGCAGGCCTGGTAGTAGGGTTGGGGGCCGCGGAAGGTGGAGGAGAGGTCGCACCGGTAGAGTTCGAGGAGCATGGGGAAGAGGGGTGAGGAGAGGATCTCGGCGATGCTCCGGGGAGGGATGCGGGGGAGGGCGCCGGGGAGCATGTGGTAGCGCACGAGGAAGGCCACGTCGTCCTGGAGGGAGGAGGGGAAGTCGAGGTCCCGGAGGAAGGTGCGGGCGATCCGGGCGCCGATGTTGGCGTGGAGGTGGAAGCGGTTGGTGCCGTGTGGTACGGCGTCTGGTTTGCCTATGTCGTGGAGGAGGATGGCGAGGGAGAGGAGAAGATCGGGGCGTTTGCGGTGCTTGAGGGCCTCGAGGGTGTGCTCCCACACGCTTCCTTCTGGATGGTAGTCCTTGACGTGATGGACGTCGCGGAGTCGTGCGAGCGGGGGCCAGAGTCGGGGCAGGGCTTCGGTGCGGGAGAGGAGGGCCAGGCCGTGCCAGGGTGTCCGGCCGGTGAGGATGAGGGAGAGGGTTGCGGCCTGGGTTTCGGTGGGGGGATGGGGGGACGGGATGAGGGTGGGGAGGGTGGGGGGTGGGGTGTAGGGGTAGCGGGAGAGGAGCACGGCGCAGGTGAGGGCGTGGCTGAGGGTGAAGGGGGTGGGGAGGGCGAGGGCGGGGGAGCGGAGGAGCGGGTAGAGGGCGTCGGGAGCCTGGAAGGCGTCGCGCGAGGGGTCGTGGGTGAGGGCGAGGAGGGGGTGGGGAGGGGGGGTGTGGGGGGTGACGAAGTAGATGCGGGTGTCTTCCAGGGTGAGGGCCGCCTCCACTCCCTCCAGGCCGGGGTATTCGAGTCCTTCGAAGAGGCGGGCGAGGTCGACGAGTTCGGCGGTGCTCTGGATCCACAGGTGGGTGGGGGTTCCCTTCACCTTGAAGTAGCGGTCGAGGGCGGAATACCCGGCGAGTCGGGGTCGGTGGCCAGCCCGGTCGAGTGAGGCGAGGACATCCCGAGGTTCCACGACACGCTCCTTTTCCTAGTGAGTGAGGCGATTCCGTTCCTCGTCGAACCGCGTCCTGATATGCGAGAGTACCTTATCCTCTTCAGGATGGGTGTGTGTGTAGTCGTCGATGATGCGTCTTCCGCGTATGGAGTCTTTGTGTCTCGATCCTTCGATGCGCTCCCACACCGCATCGAGGAGTTCGAGGTATCGGGGGATCTGCTCTTCTCGTTGTTCGGGAAGCTGGTACTTCTCTACGAGGGGCTGGATGTCGTTGTGCCAGGTGGCGTCATCACACGAGGAGAGACCGAGGAGGATGCGGAGGATGCCGTACTCGAGGAAGAGGCGGTAGCCCTCCAAGGCACCGAGCCTGTCTTCTTCGGTGACGTAGTTCTTGCCGATCCCGGGAAGGTGCTCGGGGAGATAGAACGGTCGGGGGCTTCCTATGGAGGAGAGTCGGTCGAGTGCCCTGTCCATGAGGAAGAGGATCCGTGGGCGGAAGATCTCGAACTCGGGGCGGTAGCGTCTCGCCTTGTTCCGGGTGCGGAACTTCTCCTCGCTCCGGAAGAGGCTGTAGGCGTTGCCGGTGAGCATCCAGCCGGGCATGAGCTGGTTGTAGGCCGTGGGCACCTCGCTGGGGTAGGAGATGGGTTGGGTGATGAGGGAGAAGGGGTATTCCATGCGCTGGGGCATGGTCATCACCGCGGTGGCGATGGTGGTGTAGGGAGCGTCCCTGAAGTGGGCGGGGAACTTGATGCTGCAACCCAGGCCGAAGAACATCCCCTCTCCGGGCCAGATTTCCTGGTCGGGTTGGCGTGAGGTGTGGTTGGATCCCACGTTGGCGCCGTAGGCGATGTTCCCCTTCCCCTCGGGCCACCATGCGGCGATGAGGAGGGACTGATGGTGGAAGCCCACGAAGGGACCGACCAGGCTCGCGGTGACCTCGCCTTTGGCGATGTGGGTGTTGGGGAGGATGATACTGGTCTCGACCTTACCGTGATCCTCGACGCCCGTAGCCTCCATGAGGAGGCTACGGCGCACCAGGGCGCCGGTGGTCACGTGGACGCCCTCCTGGAGAATCGCCTCCTGGAGTATGGTGTGGTCGCCCACGATGCTCGGTGCCTCCTCGGAGGAGTGTATGGTCACGTATGTGAGGCTGCTCCCTGTGACGGCTGCATGGGGGCCTGTGTACACAGAGGAGAGGGTACTGCAGTGGGCCACGTGGGCCTTGGGGCCTATGTAGGAGAAGGGAAAGAGGGTGGTACCCCGGTAGTGCGTGAGGAAGTTCGCGTAGGCCTCTTCGAGGCTGTCGGGGAGGGGGCGGGTGGTGAGGGCGATGGCGAGGTCCGGGGTGAGGACGTCGCATGGGGTGATCTCGCGCCCGCCGGTCTCTATGCCGGGGGAGATGGTGGGAAGTACGCCGGCATGGAAGGGGCCTGGGGTGTGGCTGGTGGTGTGGATCACCTCGGCCCCCACGTCGATGTAGAGGTTTGAGAGGAGAGGGCAGTGGTGGATCCTCGCGTGGGAGCAGACCACGGTGTGTCGGATCACCGAGTGGTAGATTCCCTCGGGGAAGAGGTCGTTGTCAGAGGGCTCGAAGAGGCCCAGGTAGCAGGATCCTCTGAAGGTGGAGTACCAGATGCCGCGGGGCGTGAACGAGGGATGGACGCGTATCGCCTCCCAGTCCTCGGCCCGGTTGCCCTGGGCTTCGAGCGCGGCGCGTTCTGTGGGGGTGAGGGGGCGGGAGGGGAGCGAGGAGGGGTCGGGAGGGATGGGGGCCTCTGCGGCGAGGGGTTCGAGGATGACGCGCCAGTCTTTCATAGCAGAAAATGGTACGGGTTTTTGTTCGATTGGGCAATGGTTGTAGTATTGCGGTATGCAACAAAAAAGAGGGGTGCGCCCCTCTGTGGAACACCGTACTGTCCGAACTCACGTGAAGACCAGCCCCCTTCTCCTTGTCGAATCGGGGAGAATGGCGTAGTATCTTCTCATGGAACGGAAGGATGCGAGACGGATTCAAGAGTCCTTTCTCAGCGGACCGGAACGAAAGGTACTGGAGTGGATCGCGGCTCGTCTCCCGCGGTGGGTGGTTCCCGATCACCTCACGTGGTTCGGCTTTTTCGGGGCCCTTGTGGCAGGAGCCGGCTACGTGTTCACCAACTGGGGGAAGGGCTTCCTCTGGGTTTCTTCTCTGGGCTTCGTGATCAACTGGTTCGGGGACAGCCTCGACGGTACCCTCGCGAGGGTGCGGAAGATCCAGCGACCCACCTACGGGTTCTTCATCGATCACAATGTGGATGCGTTCACCGCGCTGGTGATCGGTATCGGGGCGGGGATCTCTCCCTTCGTTTCTCTCTCGGTGGTGCTCCTCATCCTCATCGGATACTATCTCTTGAGTATCTTCACGTACATCAACACCTATCTCCGCGAGGTCTTCAAGATTTCCTACGGCGGATTCGGACCTACCGAACTCAGGTTGGTTATCATCCTACTCAATGGTCTCTTCTACTTTATCCCTACCGACAATCCATCGGTGAGGATCCTGGGCGTCACCATGAAGTACTTCGATCTCTTCGCCCTGGTGGTGGCTCTCGTCCTTTTCTTCCTCTATTTCTTTTTCTTCCTCACGGCACGCAGGGAGTATGAGAAGATCGATCCTCCCCGTTCATAGGAGGTCTTTTCATGTTCGTGCGATTCCTCAAGTTCTTCGCGAGCAGGTTGGTGGGAACGGGGGTGGACACCTTCGTGCTGTGGCTGGCGAGTTCCTTTCTCTTCTCTTCCTATGTAGGGAAGTACCTCGTCGCCCCTGCCCTCTCGTTCGAGGTGGCGATGCTCCATAACTACACGATCTCCTATTTCTGGATATGGCGGAAGCGGATACGCCACCGGGGGGCGGCGGACTTCTTTCGCAGGCTCCTCCCTTACAACCTCTCCGTGCTCTTCGGTTTCGGGGTGAAGATGGTCCTCCTGCTCCTCCTCGAGCGCCTCTTTCACTGGGACGTGGTGTGGTGTAACCTGGGTGCCCTCACGGTGTCCGGCGTGATCAACTTCTTTCTCGGGGAGTTGGTGGTCTTCAAGAAGCGGGGGCACTCCTATGAGGACGGACTCCTGCTCGACGTCGAGACGGGGTGGACCAGGGGTGTCGAGAAGTAGGTTCCCGTGCTATCATTATCGAAGCGGATTTGATTTTTACTACATAGAGGAGGGTTTATGTATTATCGGACGATGGGACGCACCGGTGTCGAGGTCTCTGCGCTTGGGTTCGGCTGTATGCGTTTCCCCACGAAGGGAGGGGACAGCAGCCGGATCGATGAGGCGCAGGCCGAGAGGATGCTCCTCTATGCGATCGAGCACGGGGTGAACTACCTCGATACGGCCTGGCCCTATCACGGAGGAAGGAGTGAGCCTTTCGTGGGGAATGTTCTGGAGCGACATGGGCTGAGGGATCGGGTCTTCCTTGCCACCAAGATGCCCATGTGGGAGGTGAAGACAGGGGCCGATCTCGACAGGATCTTCGACGAACAGCGGAGGAGGCTCAGGACAGACTACGTGGATTTCTATCTCCTTCACTCCCTCAACAAGGAGAACTGGAAGAGGGTGGAAGCTTCGGGTGCCCTCGAGTGGCTCCAGAGGAAGAAAGAGGAGGGGGCGATCCGTTTTATCGGGTTTTCCTTCCATGACGAGATTTCCGAGTTCAAGAGATACGTGGACGCTTTGGGAGAAGGGTGGGATTTCTGTCAGATCCAGTACAACTACATGAATGAGCACGAGCAGGCAGGCACCGAGGGTCTCAACTATGCGGCCGAGCGGGGGCTGGGGGTGGTCGTGATGGAGCCCCTCCTCGGTGGATATCTCGCGGGGAGGATTCCCAGACTGGAGCCGGTGTGGGCGCAGAGCGGGAGATCGTGGTCTCCTGTGGAGTGGGCCCTCAGGTGGCTCTGGAATAATCCGAAGATCTCACTCGTACTCAGCGGGATGAGTACCCTCGAGCAGGTGGAGGAGAACGTGAGAATCGCCTCCACCGAGGGGGGCGCGCCGGGGAATCTCTCCTCCGGAGACCTGGAGGTGATCGTGCGAGTGAGGGAGGTGCTCGAGTCCTCCAAGGTGATCCCGTGCACCTCATGCAACTACTGCCAGCCCTGTCCCCACGATGTGGAGATCCCTCGGATCTTCAAGATCTACAACGATGCGGAGATCTTCGGGAATGTGGGGAACGCGCGTGGGGCCTACCGATGGATCCCCGAGGGACATCGAGCTTCGGACTGTGTGGCGTGCGGCGAGTGTGAGACGAAATGTCCCCAGCAGATCGAGATCATCGACTGGCTGAAGAAGGCGGGGGAGCTCCTCGAGGTGTAGGAAAAAGACTTGCGCTCCCGGGAGAGGTGTTCCACACTTGATACTATGAGGGTGCTGGTGGTTGAGGACGAGTTTCTCTCCCGGGAGAAACTTTCCGCTTTCTTCTCTCGCTATGGCGCGGTGGACAGTGCCCCGTCTGGACAGAAGGCGCGGGTCCTCTTCGAGAGGGCCATCGAAGAGGGGCTTCCCTACGACTGCATCAGCGTCGATCTGCACCTGCCCGATGAGGATGGGCTCTCGCTTCTCGCGTCTTTCATCCGGAGGGAGCAGGAGATCGGCGGGGGATGGTTCTCGAAGAAACTGGTGATAAGCGGGGATACGCAGAGGAATGTGGTGGAGTCGGCCGTGCGCACGGGCTGTGATGCCTACATCGCCAAGCCGATCCGGTTCAAGGTGTTGGAGGAGCGTATGCGTCTCATCTTCAGGTGATTATTGCACGGGGAGGGGAGGTCTCGTATACTCCACTCGATGGGTACGTATGTCCTGGGTGTGGCCTCGGGAAAGGGCGGGGTGGGGAAGACGACCACAGCCGTGAACCTGGGGCTCTGGTACGCGAGAAGGGGGCTCAGGGTGGCCCTCCTCGATCTCGATCCTCTCGCCAATCTCCATGTGGTTCTGGACATACCCCTCACCGAACTCTCGGGGGTACGGTATCCGAATGGCGGGAGTGGACTGGATGATGCGTCCTACCGGTATCTTCCGAGGTTTCATCTCCTCTTTCCGCCTTCCTCCTCCAGGCCTGCGCCGGACAGGCTCGCCGACCTGGTCTTCCGTTCGTTGTGGCACGAGGTCGAAGCCCGCTATGACGTGGTGATCGTGGATTTCCCGCCGGGTATCTCGCAGGAGGAGAGCCTCACCTTCCTCCCTTGTCTCTCACACGTCCTGGTGGTGACCACCTCGGAGCCTACCTCCCATGTCTCCACCGGGGGCTACCTGAGGGCGCTCTTCGATGTGCAGTCTTCTGCGAAGGCCATGCTCTGGTTCAACCGGTACAGTCCGTCGGTCTGGGATGGTTTCCTCCCGGACGATGTGGTGGGGACCTACAACCGCTTCGCTCCAGAGGAGATGCGTCTCTCGCCCTCCGAGCGGGAGCGTATCCTCACCGTGGCCCGTGTGCCGTACGACGCCACGCTCGACCTCCTCAAGGCCGAACCATCGCTCGATGTGGTGCTCGATGCTCGTCTGGGGGAGACCCTCGAGGTGCTCTCCCGCAGACTCCTGGATCTGTGGGCTGTGCGTCTCTCCCTCCCCTCCCATGTGACGTCGCTGTGGACGAAGTGGCTTCACGAACACCCCGATCTGGGTGCCGGGGATGCGACGCGCTCCTTCCTTTCGAGCATGGAGAGGCTTCTCGGGGTGGAGGAGATGGAACGGCTCGTCGAGGGGAAAGCCGAGCTCGTGCGGTTCGCGGAGATGCTCGCAAGGACGTCGCTGTGGAAGGCACTCTGCCGGGTGAGGGGGCTCCTCGATGCACGGGTGGAGGGTCGGAAGGTTCCGGATCGGCTACTCTACGAACATGTGAGGGATGTGCTCACCCTCCTCCTCCCCTACGGGATGAAGGATGGGTTCCTGAGAAACCTGGGGGGGATGCTCCTGGCTTCCCTTGCGCTCCACATGTTGGCGGGCAACCCCTCTGTGGACCGGCTGATCGGGGGTTTCGTCCCGGTGAAGAAGGAGGGCGGGCGTATCCGGCGGGACAGGGCGGCTCAGATCAGGTATCTCGTCTCGAAGGACGCCCTCTACCACGAGAAGTACGTCGATCTCGTGGGCAGACTCTTTCCTCCCTTCATGGAGCAGATCTCGAGGCTCGTCCAACGATGGGGGTTCCAGCGATTCCTGTTCCGAGTGTCAGGAGGGGAGCCGCACAAGGCCGCCTATGTGAAGCTCCTGAGCAACGTGCTCCACGATGCCCTGCACGCCGGACTGGGGGTGTTCTTCGCCTTCAAGTACAGTCCCGCGGGTGAGGAGATACGGGAAGGGGCGGAGCGGATCCTCCGGGTGATGACAGGGGGGAGGAGTCTCGCGACGGGAGGAAGGGCCGGATGACTGTGGATCGTGGAAAGGGGGGCGGCCGAATGTCGGTACAGGATCATGGGCGTTCATTCCTCCTCGGGTGGTGGAGTCGTGTCCACCCTCTCCTGTCCTCGAAAAGGTATCTGGGGGATCTCCTCGCCTCAGGGAGCCTGCTCTTCTTTCTCGTACGGGTGGTGTACCTGGAGTGGCTCCGGGAGTATCTCGCCGCCCTGCCTCCCAACCCCATCCCCGACAGGATCCTCGAGCTCGTAGGCCCCTACAACCTCGATTTCTTCGTCTCCACGTACATCGTGCTCATGGGTACGCTCCTCGTACTCCACGTGGTGCTCACCTGTCCCGAACGGCTGCCTTTCTACCTCAAGGTCTATTCCCTGCTCTACGCTCTCAAGTTCGCCGGGCTTCCCACCACCGCCCTCACGGCACCCGCCGATGCGATCTTCGACACCTTCGATCCCATAGAGAACGACCTGTTCTTCTCGGGGCACACGGCGTTCATGTTTCTCTCATTCCTCCTTGTGAGACGCTCGTCCCGTCCCCTCTCCTGGGCATTCCTCGGCTCCGCGTTCCTCGAGGCGGCCTGCGTCCTGCTCATGCACATGCACTACACCATCGATGTGTATGCCGCTCCGTTCTTCGCCTATGGAGCCTACCGGATCTCGTTCCTCCTCTTCGGGAGGAACGCGGTCGCCTACGAGGCCCTGCGTACGGCTAGAGGAGGTGGGTGAGGAGGATACGGATCCCTACGGCCCACAGGACGAGTCCGCCGGCCATCTCTGCATAGCGTTCGATGAAGGTGGCGAGGAACTTGCCTGCGAGCCCGGAGAGGAAGCTCAGCCCGAGGGTGACGAGGCCGATGAGCAGTACGGGAAGGAGGAAGGCGCGGGAGAGGAAGCCCAGGGTGAGTCCCACGGCGAGGGCGTCGAGGCTGGTGGCCACCGAGAGCGAGAGCACCTTCCACGGACTCGGAGGGTCGGCGTCCCTGCACGCCCCTTCCTCCCGGTAGAGGAGTCCTTCGCGGATCATCTTGCTCCCCGTGACGGCGAGGAGGAGGAAGGCGATCCAGTGGTCCCACTGCTGGATGAGGTGCATGAAGGAGGAAGCGGTGAAGATGCCCAGGAAGGTCATGCCAGACTGAAAGATCCCGAACGAGAGGGAAATGAGAAGGAGGATCCGCTTCTTGAGGCCGGGATGAGAACAGGCGAGGGAGGCTGCGGCCGCACACGCGTCGATCGCGAGGCTCACGGCGAGTCCTGTGACCATGAAAAGAGGCATGGAGTGCACTATACTGACCAGGGGCGAGGGTGTCCATACGACGAGGAGGAGAGATGAGACTGCGAACATACCATGCGGTCGTGGTGCTCGTGGCGACCATGGTTGCGGAGGCCCTGGTCTTCTGGGTGAGTTTCCCGTTTGAAGTGCCGTACTGGGATGTGTGGATGTTCTTCAGGGTGGCGATGCTCGTCATCGCCCTCACGTGGTTCGTACTCCTCAGGAAGGAGTTCGTGCAGCTCCGGTATATGCTCACCCTCTTCCTGGGGATCTGGGCCCTCGTGGTGGCGGTGTGGGGGGAGCTCCTCGCCGCGGTTTTCTGGACAGGACCCGTGGTCGTCGCGGTGCTCAATGGCTTCTACGTGGTGGCTCTCACGGGAGTCACCATCGGTGTGATGCTCCTCATCAGGATGTATCGGATGACGATCTCGGAGCTCTCCGAGAAACAGCGGAGGCTGATCGAGCTTTCCATCACCGACGACCTCACCGGGCTCTACAACGCCCGCTACTTCTACCGGAGGCTGGAGGAGGAGATCGCGCGGAGTCGTCGCTACGGGAGGCCGCTTTCACTCCTGTTCATCGATCTCGACGATTTCAAGCGGTTCAACGACACCTACGGACACCTCGCAGGAGACAGGGTGCTGCGTAAGGTGGCACGGGTGCTCAGGGAGTCGCTCAGGGAGAACGACTCGGCCTACAGGTACGGGGGTGAGGAGTTCGTGATCATCCTTCCCGAGACCGGTGCCGAGGAGGGGAGGGTCGCGGCCGAGCGTGTGAGGAGGCGCATAGAGGAGTGCTCGTTCCGTGGGGAGGAGAAGGTGAAGGTGACGGCGAGTGTGGGGGTGGTGGAGTACCGCGAGGGGGATGCGATAGAGGACTTCGTCCGTCGGGCCGACCAGGCCATGTACAGGGCGAAAGCGGAGGGGAAGAACCGGGTCTTCC includes these proteins:
- the thrC gene encoding threonine synthase; translation: MRFVSTRNPKDVVSFEEAVFRGLAPDGGLYHPVERLDLASLYERLGPEKGFVDVSYEMVRLLFGDEFSEEEAGRLVERAFPFSPVLRELTGSILLLELFHGPSCAFKDFGASFLASCMEVFLSRREGRAVILTATSGDTGSAVAQAFHGRRHIDVVILYPSGRVSPLQEKQLTTLGGNVHALEVAGSFDDCQRMVKEAFLDRELRERCPLTSANSINLGRLVPQSFYYVWAYAQLKARGDRPFFCVPSGNFGNLTAGVYAWWWGMPVRGFLAATNVNDVVPEYLSTGVFTPRSSVRTLSNAMDVGNPSNFERLLALFEGDHRRMAAVIRGERVTDEETLDTIARYWREREVFLDPHTAVGVKASERLLERERGVAPVVTLATAHPGKFLEVVEDALGIRPPLPPQLEEVLAKEKRAVKIPNTLEALKAFLLDLWG
- a CDS encoding HD domain-containing protein translates to MEPRDVLASLDRAGHRPRLAGYSALDRYFKVKGTPTHLWIQSTAELVDLARLFEGLEYPGLEGVEAALTLEDTRIYFVTPHTPPPHPLLALTHDPSRDAFQAPDALYPLLRSPALALPTPFTLSHALTCAVLLSRYPYTPPPTLPTLIPSPHPPTETQAATLSLILTGRTPWHGLALLSRTEALPRLWPPLARLRDVHHVKDYHPEGSVWEHTLEALKHRKRPDLLLSLAILLHDIGKPDAVPHGTNRFHLHANIGARIARTFLRDLDFPSSLQDDVAFLVRYHMLPGALPRIPPRSIAEILSSPLFPMLLELYRCDLSSTFRGPQPYYQACRAYRSFLKARRNPFRDPRLRRLIKLYVE
- a CDS encoding DUF4954 family protein: MKDWRVILEPLAAEAPIPPDPSSLPSRPLTPTERAALEAQGNRAEDWEAIRVHPSFTPRGIWYSTFRGSCYLGLFEPSDNDLFPEGIYHSVIRHTVVCSHARIHHCPLLSNLYIDVGAEVIHTTSHTPGPFHAGVLPTISPGIETGGREITPCDVLTPDLAIALTTRPLPDSLEEAYANFLTHYRGTTLFPFSYIGPKAHVAHCSTLSSVYTGPHAAVTGSSLTYVTIHSSEEAPSIVGDHTILQEAILQEGVHVTTGALVRRSLLMEATGVEDHGKVETSIILPNTHIAKGEVTASLVGPFVGFHHQSLLIAAWWPEGKGNIAYGANVGSNHTSRQPDQEIWPGEGMFFGLGCSIKFPAHFRDAPYTTIATAVMTMPQRMEYPFSLITQPISYPSEVPTAYNQLMPGWMLTGNAYSLFRSEEKFRTRNKARRYRPEFEIFRPRILFLMDRALDRLSSIGSPRPFYLPEHLPGIGKNYVTEEDRLGALEGYRLFLEYGILRILLGLSSCDDATWHNDIQPLVEKYQLPEQREEQIPRYLELLDAVWERIEGSRHKDSIRGRRIIDDYTHTHPEEDKVLSHIRTRFDEERNRLTH
- a CDS encoding CDP-alcohol phosphatidyltransferase family protein — protein: MERKDARRIQESFLSGPERKVLEWIAARLPRWVVPDHLTWFGFFGALVAGAGYVFTNWGKGFLWVSSLGFVINWFGDSLDGTLARVRKIQRPTYGFFIDHNVDAFTALVIGIGAGISPFVSLSVVLLILIGYYLLSIFTYINTYLREVFKISYGGFGPTELRLVIILLNGLFYFIPTDNPSVRILGVTMKYFDLFALVVALVLFFLYFFFFLTARREYEKIDPPRS
- a CDS encoding GtrA family protein, yielding MFVRFLKFFASRLVGTGVDTFVLWLASSFLFSSYVGKYLVAPALSFEVAMLHNYTISYFWIWRKRIRHRGAADFFRRLLPYNLSVLFGFGVKMVLLLLLERLFHWDVVWCNLGALTVSGVINFFLGELVVFKKRGHSYEDGLLLDVETGWTRGVEK
- a CDS encoding aldo/keto reductase, with translation MGRTGVEVSALGFGCMRFPTKGGDSSRIDEAQAERMLLYAIEHGVNYLDTAWPYHGGRSEPFVGNVLERHGLRDRVFLATKMPMWEVKTGADLDRIFDEQRRRLRTDYVDFYLLHSLNKENWKRVEASGALEWLQRKKEEGAIRFIGFSFHDEISEFKRYVDALGEGWDFCQIQYNYMNEHEQAGTEGLNYAAERGLGVVVMEPLLGGYLAGRIPRLEPVWAQSGRSWSPVEWALRWLWNNPKISLVLSGMSTLEQVEENVRIASTEGGAPGNLSSGDLEVIVRVREVLESSKVIPCTSCNYCQPCPHDVEIPRIFKIYNDAEIFGNVGNARGAYRWIPEGHRASDCVACGECETKCPQQIEIIDWLKKAGELLEV
- a CDS encoding response regulator, which gives rise to MRVLVVEDEFLSREKLSAFFSRYGAVDSAPSGQKARVLFERAIEEGLPYDCISVDLHLPDEDGLSLLASFIRREQEIGGGWFSKKLVISGDTQRNVVESAVRTGCDAYIAKPIRFKVLEERMRLIFR
- a CDS encoding P-loop NTPase; the encoded protein is MGTYVLGVASGKGGVGKTTTAVNLGLWYARRGLRVALLDLDPLANLHVVLDIPLTELSGVRYPNGGSGLDDASYRYLPRFHLLFPPSSSRPAPDRLADLVFRSLWHEVEARYDVVIVDFPPGISQEESLTFLPCLSHVLVVTTSEPTSHVSTGGYLRALFDVQSSAKAMLWFNRYSPSVWDGFLPDDVVGTYNRFAPEEMRLSPSERERILTVARVPYDATLDLLKAEPSLDVVLDARLGETLEVLSRRLLDLWAVRLSLPSHVTSLWTKWLHEHPDLGAGDATRSFLSSMERLLGVEEMERLVEGKAELVRFAEMLARTSLWKALCRVRGLLDARVEGRKVPDRLLYEHVRDVLTLLLPYGMKDGFLRNLGGMLLASLALHMLAGNPSVDRLIGGFVPVKKEGGRIRRDRAAQIRYLVSKDALYHEKYVDLVGRLFPPFMEQISRLVQRWGFQRFLFRVSGGEPHKAAYVKLLSNVLHDALHAGLGVFFAFKYSPAGEEIREGAERILRVMTGGRSLATGGRAG
- a CDS encoding sphingomyelin synthase family protein; the encoded protein is MSVQDHGRSFLLGWWSRVHPLLSSKRYLGDLLASGSLLFFLVRVVYLEWLREYLAALPPNPIPDRILELVGPYNLDFFVSTYIVLMGTLLVLHVVLTCPERLPFYLKVYSLLYALKFAGLPTTALTAPADAIFDTFDPIENDLFFSGHTAFMFLSFLLVRRSSRPLSWAFLGSAFLEAACVLLMHMHYTIDVYAAPFFAYGAYRISFLLFGRNAVAYEALRTARGGG
- a CDS encoding manganese efflux pump MntP family protein, with product MPLFMVTGLAVSLAIDACAAAASLACSHPGLKKRILLLISLSFGIFQSGMTFLGIFTASSFMHLIQQWDHWIAFLLLAVTGSKMIREGLLYREEGACRDADPPSPWKVLSLSVATSLDALAVGLTLGFLSRAFLLPVLLIGLVTLGLSFLSGLAGKFLATFIERYAEMAGGLVLWAVGIRILLTHLL
- a CDS encoding GGDEF domain-containing protein, coding for MRLRTYHAVVVLVATMVAEALVFWVSFPFEVPYWDVWMFFRVAMLVIALTWFVLLRKEFVQLRYMLTLFLGIWALVVAVWGELLAAVFWTGPVVVAVLNGFYVVALTGVTIGVMLLIRMYRMTISELSEKQRRLIELSITDDLTGLYNARYFYRRLEEEIARSRRYGRPLSLLFIDLDDFKRFNDTYGHLAGDRVLRKVARVLRESLRENDSAYRYGGEEFVIILPETGAEEGRVAAERVRRRIEECSFRGEEKVKVTASVGVVEYREGDAIEDFVRRADQAMYRAKAEGKNRVFLVD